Sequence from the Cucurbita pepo subsp. pepo cultivar mu-cu-16 chromosome LG02, ASM280686v2, whole genome shotgun sequence genome:
aaacaaaaatcatttgCTCACTAATGTCTACTAGAGCTAAGCCCATAAAACAAGGATTTGGGCTACTTCGAAGACAATTACAAAGATGGGAAACTGCATTTATCTACACCTTGATATAATGTGATGTGTCACGTCAGATATTCCCAAGTGAAAGGTGCATCCCTTTCCCAAGCTTATCTTGCAATAGGAAAACAACGAGGACTCTGATTTGAATCATCATCACCCTAAATGCAATCGAATTCAAATATGCTCTTCAGGTAAATTTCTGGCTAATGTAGCTTCTTTTAGGCATGGAATAAGATCAAGCGATTAATTGTCTGTCATACTGAGATAGAAAAAATTACCTGATACAAAAACGATCTATGTTGTATGACAATTAGCAGTCTTCAAGATATTCTgctagttttttgttttttggttttagaTTGATGGTCGTTGTTCAAGAGAAGTGCATTTACATCAGTGGCAACACTATCTTGCAACAATGATTCTCTGTCGGTAtctctcatcttctttctACTCCTACAAAATTTAGTCACAAGAATCAGAAACATAATCAGATTTGGGATTAATTAAAGGTCAAAACCTCCCGGAATTCAGTATCTGCCATTTACCTATTAGTTACTGAACCTTCAACTGAATTTTTCTCCAAGCAATGGATGCTCCCTGTGTGAGATGGAACTAGAGATCCAGAGATGTGCAATATTTCCTCATCAAAACTGCAAGAATTAGTCCTTCGTTATGTTACATAATCAAGATATTTAGATTactgaagaacaacaaaaagaatcaacaaatatgaataaaaatgacAGGCTATCCATCAGATATGAGCTTGGTGTTCCGGCCCTGATTATTTGGATTTAAGCTCCAAAGAATAACCTTAAACTAAAATGCTACAGCACAAGTGTATTTATAGGGAAAAATCTTACCTCTTCACCAAAAATCGTACCATTGTCCCAACCTTTATCACATGGTGCTTGTTAGCTCTGCTGACAAACATTTCTTCTCCATGTTTctatatcaaaatcaatgcatAATACAATCAGGGCCAGATAATAGAAACTTCCTTCTGATATAAGAAACATACCGAAAGGTATAAATGCTCAAGTATAATGCACAAAACGTACTGTTCTATGCTTGAATTCATCGCGAATGTCTTCATCGGTTATTACAGCAGAAGCAAAACCCAAGACAATAACATGGATTGATTCTTGCCTAAGCTTCACCACCTTTCCCTCTGAAGCAATAACAGAACTATCAGTAAAGCATCGTgatgaagattaaaaaaattgccTCCTGTTGGTAATTGAATATGTCTACCATCATAATGCCATGAAAAATTCGAATGAAAGCAATCGATACTCCTCCACATACTATGAGGTTCATAGACAACCAACCTAAAAGCATGTTCGGCTTCGGAGAGAAAAGTAATAGCTTTGCCTTTATTGTCACACCAAAATATGGATGCACTCCAGATAGAATCTTCGCACTTTTATCAATAATATTGGCCTCATAAGCCAGTAGGACACCTTCAAACCTTTCGTCAAATCTGCCAAAAAGATGCAGTTAATGATACAAGTTCATAGATATGTAACACATAAATGAACTTGAATGCTAATCAAATGGAGCAAAAGAAGCATCAATTACAATTACGAGAATTTTAAACTTCGTGCCTTGAGTtcaaaaagaatgaaaacatCCAATACTCCCGAATAAATAAACTGTTtcctaaaatctaaaaagtcACGGTATTTAAAACTAGAAGAACTTACATTATGAGTTCGCAACACAGAATAGCACGCGAACATGTAAAAAAACGCGGGAGAATGAAATCAACCTCTGAAGTTCCAAGTTAAATCGAGGCTAAAATCAAGTTTGCACTAGTCTAACTCTACCATTATCAGACATTAATACCAACAAAGCAACAGGATGAATAACTGGAAAATATGGTGACTTGAATTCGTTGAGAGGCTGAAAGAAGTTGGACTTACTTCAGAAGCATAGCGCCGAGCTCACGAAGCACCGCTTGCGAAACCTTCTTACTTTTGGATGGGTGAACGTAAATAACCAAATTGGCGTCGGAAACCTTAAGCCCCTCCATTGAAACGGCGAGCGAAACAACGGAGGAGAAGACTAATTAGGTGGAAGCAAGGTAAAAGCAGCACAATCGAGCGTATTTCTCCCCATGAAGCCCTAGTCCATAACATAATGGACGACAGGCCCAACTTCGTAAAGGGCCGAGTTTAATGGGCTCCGTAATTTGGGCCTGGGCCTGAAGGCGTGTTTAGAATCGGCCCAAGATGGAGTGGTGGGAGGGAGAAATGATTGAGGAGGAGgaatataaaagaataaaaaattgcaTGCTTATAGATTTTGTGAATGGATTGGATTGGCAATCGAGTATATGCGTAAATAAAgaggctttttctttttctttttctttttctttttctttttctttattgtaattagaataatatttaattccaCGTCACCTAAAACCAaatccaaatatttattatttgtcaACTTATGCACTTCactcaacaaacaaaaatccatTATCTTTTTGACCAATTCACAACcctgaaaaaagaagaatcattttaaattgtactgtgaaacaaaatcaataaataaataaataaataaataaataaataaataaataaaggtaaaGAGGAATGATGGTGGGCTTGCTTTCAATCAGTGGAAAGAGAGAtgccttttatatatatatatatatatatatatatatatgttaattaagaacaagaaaaaaataaaaaaagaaaaaaagaaaaaaagtggtCGCTTAGAGACAAAATGGAGGTGTGTTTTGATTGTCCCCTGGAATGCCTACACACTTCACTGCTTCAATTCTTTGCTTTCTATTCCTTTGACTCCTCAATTCTTCACAATTCTCCAACCTATTCTTCCTCTAATTCTAATTAACTTGTGAAAGCATCATTATCATTTGGATGCTAAACTCCGCATCGTTGCAAAATCCATGTTTCAAGTTGGTCGAATTGATGcgttaaaataaatgtgaatTAACCAAATTggtaaatgaaaaagaaataaaataaagagaaaatagaaaagggATGGGTAAGGGGTTATGATGTGTCTACCACCAAGGGAAACACAGTGGAGAAACCGTGCTTCCTGAATACATCATGGCTTATCATATACATGGCATGACCCATCAATTATGGAAATTCCCTTTCAAAACacacaaatattattattattattattattattattattattattattattattattattgttattatcaTCAACATAATCACGCCTTTTTGTCTTAATTACTTGGTTTACATATTGATTAGTTTtagaaatcatttttattaaaaaaaaaaagaaaagaaaaagaatgatgaGATGGAGTGGGGTAGTAGGATAGGATGTACACAAAAGCTGTAGAATTAAACAGTGTGGGAAAAGCAGAAGCAAGGAGACAGTCCATTCACAAAAAGCCACGTGTCGCTTTCATCACCCTCCTGCACCTCCTGCACCTCCTGCACCTCCTGCTATTTTGTCGCCAGTGGCACGCGCGAGGAAGCTAAAGTCAAGCTTTACCCGCCTCCAATTAAATTCTATCTTTCTTTACTTTCTCATTCTCCTTCCATTCcattccttttctcttttattttgtaaattaaaaataaaataaaatggaggGTTGGAACCGAGGAGGAAGACGAAGATCCGAAGGGTTTTTCAAATCCTGCCAATCCACGTGGCTAAAGTGCGCCTCTCTTACATTCCTCCTCTCCACCAATCAGATTCTCGTTTTTTTCCCAAAGGACAATCTTCCTTCCCAATACCCTTTCTCTACTGGTTTCGTGTTCTCATAGCctttctctgttttctctttatttttttccttcttttttccccttttcattTGCTTCTCATCACAGTTTAAAGCTGCAAGGGAAATGCCCTTTTACGGGTGTGAGCCCAGGATTAGGATTTCAACCAATTTACTCTAAATAAAAGTTGTTAAGTTGTGGGTTAATTTAATACCCCATGAATTGTTAGTTCCTAGTGTGAAGTGTTGGGAACAGGAAGCAGCAGAGGTTTCCATCCAGAGGTCGGTGTCTGTTCAACGTAAAAACAAGCACACCCAGTTGATAATACGCCTCAATCCATGCTCTTCGATTCCCGTGCTTTTGATTCCAACACACCCCTTTCAGCTCAACAAGCCCCCACCTACCAGATTTTGCAGACACTACcatttttcagtttttgttCCTTCCCTCTTCTTGCTTTTTTTGACTCATGCCttctctcttgttttcttcttcttcttcttcttctctatcaCTGTCCTAGTCATGGACTCCACCAATATGCGCCACTCTCAATTCTTCACATTTCTTCCATCATCAACTgggttttcttctctttactGAGGATGTGAACAATCCACGCTTTGTTTCCTCCTTATGGGCTCTGTGGATGAGAAGCTCAAAACAATAGGGGGGTTCATTACTCACGCCCCACAGACTAACCTTCTCGACGACATGAAACTGTTGAAAGAAATGCAAGATCAAACtggtttgtttcttcttcctttcctaATGGAATTGTTTTCTATTCCGGCCATgcattttttaattgagaaaTTCTCCATTTGTTTGGGTTGCAGGGGCCCGGAAGGCTATAAACTCCGAGCTATGGCACGCTTGTGCTGGTCCGCTTGTTTCCTTGCCGCATATGGGCAGTCTTGTTTATTACTTTCCTCAGGGACATAGTGAACAGGTACCTACCaattctttccctttttcgttcttcatcttcttatGTGAATCCCTTTTCAGCTTGCCATGAACATACTGCATTTGTTTTGGTGTAACAGGTGGCAGTTTCTACCAAGAGAACAGCAACCTCACAGATTCCAAATTATCCAAATCTTCCCTCTCAGTTGATGTGCCAAGTTCATAATGTTACGTTACATGTATGTGCTTTTGTTCATACTTGCACTGCCTTTTGGATCATCCTTCGAAATATTATGTATGTTCTGAAGAATGCATTGTTATCCCCTTTCTTCATACTTTTCAGGCCGATAAAGATTCAGATGAAATCTATGCTCAGATGAGTCTTCAACCGGTGAACTCTGTAAGAATatgtttatttagttttgcTCTTCTGGGTCACCTCTGAATTTGTATTATTGTTTATACCAACGTCTTTTTTTCACATTCAAATAGGAAAAAGATGTCTTCATAGTTCCGGACTTTGGACTACGGCAGAGTAAACATCCAAACGAGTTCTTCTGTAAAACTTTGACTGCCAGTGACACCAGCACACATGGTGGGTTTTCAGTGCCACGCAGAGCTGCTGAAAAGCTCTTTCCTCCATTGGTAAGGATTCAAGTCCATGCCATTTCTTGTTAATACTTAGTTCCATTTTCTCAACATTACCATTCTTGTTAATCTTGAAACAGGATTACACAATGCAGCCACCAACTCAGGAGCTTGTTGTCCGTGATTTGCACGACAATACCTGGACTTTTCGCCACATATATCGCGGTGAGTATGGTTCGATAGCGTGATAGTCACTGGTTTTTTTGAACTATGATCTACCATTCATAATGTGAATGAGGATTATGTTGTTTCCCTGATGGGGGTTTGGTATGTTTCTATAGGGCAGCCAAAGCGACACCTTCTCACAACGGGATGGAGTCTATTCGTCGGGGCCAAGAGGCTTAGAGCTGGCGATTCTGTCCTTTTTATCAGGTAAGATATCCTCTTTTTgacaccttttttttttggcaatgCTACCAAGTTTGAATCATTTGTCTTGTGACAATGATGTAGGGATGAAAAGTCACAGTTGCTCGTTGGAGTGAGGCGTGCTAACCGGCAACAATCAATGTTGCCATCATCGGTTCTATCTGCTGATAGTATGCACATAGGGGTTCTTGCTGCTGCAGCTCATGCTGCTGCCAATCGGAGTCCGTTCACAATCTTCTACAACCCCAGGTTCTATTAACTTTCAAATGGTTCACCTTTAGAATTTCCCAACTTCTTGGTCATCTGTCATACTTTCTTCGCTTTTTTTTCCCGTAGAGCATGTCCTTCAGAGTTTGTTATTCCCTTAGCCAAGTATCGCAAATGTGTATACGGAACTCAGCTTTCTGCAGGCATGAGGTTTGggatgatgtttgaaacagaAGAGTCCGGTAAACGCCGGTGAGTTTAATTACAAGTTCATAGATTTTGTCAAAATATATGATCTGGGATTTTCTTACCATATTGTATTCTTGGCGCAGATACATGGGAACAATTGTTGGAATTAGCGACTTAGATCCACTTAGGTGGCCAGGTTCCAAGTGGCGAAATCTCCAGGTGAGGTATTACTGATTACGAGTATTCACTGGCATGTTTCTCCGCTGCCACTCTCATAATTTTGTCACAGGTGGAGTGGGATGAGCCAGGGTGCTGCGACAAGCAGAACAGGGTTAGTTCATGGGACATAGAAACCCCAGAAAGtctcttcatttttccttctctgACTTCGGGTCTTAAACGCCCATTACACGGTGGGTTCTTGGGTAAGATTTGATCCTTTCTGCGGCTTCCACTAAACATACTAGTTCTCAGAAttacatgttttttaaaaatgggaTTCTTTCACGTTAGCAGGAGAAACTGATTGGGGAAGTCTGGTGAAGAGACCAATGCTTCGTGTTCCTGAAAATGTTTCATATGCGTCAACTTTATGCTCCGAACCACTGATGAAGATGCTACTGAGGCCTCAACTGGTTAACCTTCACGGCACCACTTTACAGCAGCAGGACATGATGGGGGTTATGCAGCCAGTAACCAATCCCAAAATACAGCAGCAGGTTACACCGTCGTCTCAGCATCAAAATCATCATCAGCCAGCTCCTTCGCCATCTACTGATCCCATTAACTCAAATTCATCACCTAAAGCAAATGAACCAGGAAAAGTACAGGATCCGGCGGCCATTGAAAGTGAAGCTCCTACTGGAGCTGAGGCAGATAAGTCGAAATATGAACGTGAAGTTTCAACCTGTCAGTCTAATCCATTGCCGCCGGTTGATTGTGGGGAGGATAAACTCACTGGTAATGAAGTGAATATGCAGACGCTTGTAAACCAGCTTTCATTTGTGAACCAGAATCAGATCCCCATGCAGTTGCAATCCGTATCATCCTGGCCCATGCAGCCTCAGCTGGAATCACTAATCCAACATCCCCAACCAATTGACATGCCTCAGCCTGAATTTCCCAATTCAAATGGTTTGATTTCATCCATGGATGGCGATGGATGCTTGATTAACCCTACTTGTCTACCTCTTTCTGGTGTAATGAGATCACCAGGGAATCTCTCTATGTTGGGATTGCAAGACTCCTCAACAGTGTTCTCAGAGGCTCTTAATTTTCCTATACCCTCTACAGGTCAAGAGATGTGGGATCCTCTTAGTAATATAAGGTTCTCTTCTCAAAACAATCACCTCGTCTCGTTCTCCCATCCTGATGCATCTAACCTGAACTGTATGGCTAATGCGAATGTTACGAGAGATGTTTCCGATGAGAGCAACAACCAAAGTGGGATATATGGTTGTTCTAACCTTGAAATCAGTAATGGTGGAAATACTTTGGTTGATCCTGCTGTTTCGAGTACCATTCTTGATGATTATTGCACACTCAAAGATGCTGACTTCCCACATCCTTCAGATTGCTTGGCTGGGAACTTCAGTTCGAGCCAAGATGTTCAGTCTCAGATCACCTCTGCTAGTTTGGGAGATTCTCAGGCTTTCTCCAGGCAAGAGTTCCATGATAATTCAGGTGGTACATCCTCTTGCAATGTGGATTTTGATGAAGGCAATCTTCTGCAGAATGGCTCGTGGAAACAAGTGGTACCGCCCATGAGGACTTACACCAAGGTAGGAATCTGTGGGTTTTCTGTTAATTATTTTCCCTACTATATGGTATGGATATCAACCCAATGACTAGCTGCTATGTGATTACAGGTCCAGAAGGCGGGATCAGTTGGTAGGTCTATTGATGTCACAAGTTTTAAGAACTACGAAGAACTGTGCTCTGCTATAGAGTGTATGTTTGGACTTGAAGGGTTGCTTAATGATCCAAGAGGCTCAGGATGGAAACTGGTTTATGTGGATTATGAGAACGACGTGCTGCTTATTGGCGATGATCCCTGGGAGTAAGTTCTTTTCACTCATGTTTGTTTCCTGAATTGCATGTGAAGCAGCCAAAGTGATGGGGATTTTTCTGCAGGGAATTTGTTAGCTGCGTACGGTGCATCAGAATCTTGTCACCTTCAGAAGTTCAGCAAATGAGTGAAGAGGGAATGAAGCTTCTCAACAGTGCTATGATGCAAGGCATGAATTGCTCCATATCAGAAGGTGGCCGAGCTTAAAACTTGGTTCGGTTGAACCAGTCGTCAAAGAAGGTCGATTCTTCTGCTTCGTTAGTTGAGAATCAAGTTTATTATAATTGCTTACACAAGCTAAAGCAGTAAGGAGAATTGTTAGCATAAAGCCTTCACCTTGTTGCAAGTGTGATTGTTAGTTGCCTATATTTATCAGTAAGGGACATTTGCCAAGCGCTCTAGTTGAAGTAGATTCAGTTCCTGCGAAATTGTACTCTTTCTGAACTCAGTNaaaaaaaaaaaaaaaaaaaaaaaaaaaaaaaaaaaaaaaaaagaagagggaaGCCTTTCTAATCTTCAACAAGTTAGCTCTTCTGCAGCCACTAACCATGTCCCCAAATTTAGAATGATACCCATGACTTTCAACTGGGTATCCATATCTTTATTGCCTGTCTTTATAGTAGATATCATATCTAGAGTTTTTTCCTCATACACTGCCTAGTTTCCAAGCTTGAACTCCTAGTTTAATTATGATCCATGCTCAACTTTATGTTAGATTAGGAATTGAACATAAGCCAGCCACATTCTAGTTTCTCCCTAGCCAAATATCTATTTTCGAGAACCTATGAGCATGTTCGCAAACCTTTCTTAGAACACGACCCTTAAGAAAAGAGAGATCAAAGCCAGTCATAAGTTGAAACTTGAAAGTGAAAGTAGAGTGATATTGAGATAGCCAAATCTCAAACGAGTCTATCAAGATGATGTATGACTTTTATTTCAAGAACATCCATCCCATTGGCAGATTTGCCATTCGAACTGAACAATTAAGCATACACCATGCAGTATTTGCAATACCCAACAtcgtttaaacaaaaaaatttattttcttccagcAGTAAAAACCAGAATCTAATATATATCAAGCCAAAAATCACATTTCTCCAATCAACGATCAGAGTCTCTGCCTATGCTGTAATTTCCATCTCTTCCATTGCTACAAGCTACATTAGTAAATGCGTTCATCAATGATGGGCCTTGGCTGCAGCTTTCGCATGAGACTTGGCCTTTGCCTGGCAAGTGCACAAGAATACAACCAAAAGATACGTTCTTAGACAATTGAATTCATATTCTGTACAGATAACTACTGAATAGGGACATAAGATGGTCTATGATTCATGAGCATACGTgcctaatttttttcttaatcaaaacaaataacatGGCACGGTAGTTGGCGAAACCAGAAGAAGAAACTTTCATATCCAGTAAAAATGGCTCATAGCTAAATGTTTCTAACTACACAACCaatgttcttaatttttttttttttttcttttcaaatttgggTCGTGATTTCCAACAAGACTTCTTAAACTAGAAATGCCGACGGAAATAATGGCAGCGAATAAATCTGttctccaaaagaaaacaagtgaAAACCATCAAATAAACAGATTACATGAAATCTGGTGATAACGTTGAATTCATCTGAATGAACGAGTGAAAGGGTAACAATAATCTTTACAAACTTGCAATAAACATGGAATTGATTCATAGACAGAGACACCAAACAATCAAAACCCATGCACAACAAAAATGACCATTTCAATGAATTTACAAACAGGAAAGGCTGGAAAAATAGTTGATTCCAATTTACCTTCAGAACCTTGAGTTTAATGCTTCCGTAAACCAAACCAAAGGTGAATGTTGATGCACGAGCTACCTGTGTAAATCNaaaaaaaaaaaaaaaaaaaaaaaaaaaaaaaaaaaaaaaaaaaaaattggcacataaaaagaaagttttagaaactaaaatgaaCCGATCCATTTGATTCCCAAGAAAGGActtaaaaatgataatgaagaaatacaacgaagaaaataaaaaatttcaatcgCAGATATCCACTCGCACCAATTATCACACGATAGAGAATTCTAAACGGACAAATCTAAATGCATTCAAATATCGCCGAAACTTTCGAGAAAAAGGGTGGATACAGCACATGAGAGGGATCGAAGTAAATACATATCGGAAATATGAAATAACGTAGTTAAGCAGATGATTATaggcaaaaaaagaaaaggcatatACCAGTGCGAGAGTGCTGGTGCCGGAGTAAGGGCCAGGAGGGAGCGCCATTAGATGTAAATGATGATATCAATCTCAACGCAGAAATGCTCGGATTCGTCTCCTTCGAGTGC
This genomic interval carries:
- the LOC111787571 gene encoding uncharacterized protein LOC111787571 — protein: MEGLKVSDANLVIYVHPSKSKKVSQAVLRELGAMLLKFDERFEGVLLAYEANIIDKSAKILSGVHPYFGVTIKAKLLLFSPKPNMLLEGKVVKLRQESIHVIVLGFASAVITDEDIRDEFKHRTKHGEEMFVSRANKHHVIKVGTMVRFLVKSFDEEILHISGSLVPSHTGSIHCLEKNSVEGSVTNRSRKKMRDTDRESLLQDSVATDVNALLLNNDHQSKTKKQKTSRIS
- the LOC111789282 gene encoding auxin response factor 5-like isoform X2, with the translated sequence MGSVDEKLKTIGGFITHAPQTNLLDDMKLLKEMQDQTGARKAINSELWHACAGPLVSLPHMGSLVYYFPQGHSEQVAVSTKRTATSQIPNYPNLPSQLMCQVHNVTLHADKDSDEIYAQMSLQPVNSEKDVFIVPDFGLRQSKHPNEFFCKTLTASDTSTHGGFSVPRRAAEKLFPPLDYTMQPPTQELVVRDLHDNTWTFRHIYRGQPKRHLLTTGWSLFVGAKRLRAGDSVLFIRDEKSQLLVGVRRANRQQSMLPSSVLSADSMHIGVLAAAAHAAANRSPFTIFYNPRACPSEFVIPLAKYRKCVYGTQLSAGMRFGMMFETEESGKRRYMGTIVGISDLDPLRWPGSKWRNLQVEWDEPGCCDKQNRVSSWDIETPESLFIFPSLTSGLKRPLHGGFLGETDWGSLVKRPMLRVPENVSYASTLCSEPLMKMLLRPQLVNLHGTTLQQQDMMGVMQPVTNPKIQQQVTPSSQHQNHHQPAPSPSTDPINSNSSPKANEPGKVQDPAAIESEAPTGAEADKSKYEREVSTCQSNPLPPVDCGEDKLTGNEVNMQTLVNQLSFVNQNQIPMQLQSVSSWPMQPQLESLIQHPQPIDMPQPEFPNSNGLISSMDGDGCLINPTCLPLSGVMRSPGNLSMLGLQDSSTVFSEALNFPIPSTGQEMWDPLSNIRFSSQNNHLVSFSHPDASNLNCMANANVTRDVSDESNNQSGIYGCSNLEISNGGNTLVDPAVSSTILDDYCTLKDADFPHPSDCLAGNFSSSQDVQSQITSASLGDSQAFSRQEFHDNSGGTSSCNVDFDEGNLLQNGSWKQVVPPMRTYTKVQKAGSVGRSIDVTSFKNYEELCSAIECMFGLEGLLNDPRGSGWKLVYVDYENDVLLIGDDPWEEFVSCVRCIRILSPSEVQQMSEEGMKLLNSAMMQGMNCSISEGGRA
- the LOC111789282 gene encoding auxin response factor 5-like isoform X1, with amino-acid sequence MGSVDEKLKTIGGFITHAPQTNLLDDMKLLKEMQDQTGARKAINSELWHACAGPLVSLPHMGSLVYYFPQGHSEQVAVSTKRTATSQIPNYPNLPSQLMCQVHNVTLHADKDSDEIYAQMSLQPVNSEKDVFIVPDFGLRQSKHPNEFFCKTLTASDTSTHGGFSVPRRAAEKLFPPLDYTMQPPTQELVVRDLHDNTWTFRHIYRGQPKRHLLTTGWSLFVGAKRLRAGDSVLFIRDEKSQLLVGVRRANRQQSMLPSSVLSADSMHIGVLAAAAHAAANRSPFTIFYNPRACPSEFVIPLAKYRKCVYGTQLSAGMRFGMMFETEESGKRRYMGTIVGISDLDPLRWPGSKWRNLQVEWDEPGCCDKQNRVSSWDIETPESLFIFPSLTSGLKRPLHGGFLAGETDWGSLVKRPMLRVPENVSYASTLCSEPLMKMLLRPQLVNLHGTTLQQQDMMGVMQPVTNPKIQQQVTPSSQHQNHHQPAPSPSTDPINSNSSPKANEPGKVQDPAAIESEAPTGAEADKSKYEREVSTCQSNPLPPVDCGEDKLTGNEVNMQTLVNQLSFVNQNQIPMQLQSVSSWPMQPQLESLIQHPQPIDMPQPEFPNSNGLISSMDGDGCLINPTCLPLSGVMRSPGNLSMLGLQDSSTVFSEALNFPIPSTGQEMWDPLSNIRFSSQNNHLVSFSHPDASNLNCMANANVTRDVSDESNNQSGIYGCSNLEISNGGNTLVDPAVSSTILDDYCTLKDADFPHPSDCLAGNFSSSQDVQSQITSASLGDSQAFSRQEFHDNSGGTSSCNVDFDEGNLLQNGSWKQVVPPMRTYTKVQKAGSVGRSIDVTSFKNYEELCSAIECMFGLEGLLNDPRGSGWKLVYVDYENDVLLIGDDPWEEFVSCVRCIRILSPSEVQQMSEEGMKLLNSAMMQGMNCSISEGGRA
- the LOC111789282 gene encoding auxin response factor 5-like isoform X3 is translated as MGSVDEKLKTIGGFITHAPQTNLLDDMKLLKEMQDQTGARKAINSELWHACAGPLVSLPHMGSLVYYFPQGHSEQVAVSTKRTATSQIPNYPNLPSQLMCQVHNVTLHADKDSDEIYAQMSLQPVNSEKDVFIVPDFGLRQSKHPNEFFCKTLTASDTSTHGGFSVPRRAAEKLFPPLDYTMQPPTQELVVRDLHDNTWTFRHIYRGQPKRHLLTTGWSLFVGAKRLRAGDSVLFIRDEKSQLLVGVRRANRQQSMLPSSVLSADSMHIGVLAAAAHAAANRSPFTIFYNPRACPSEFVIPLAKYRKCVYGTQLSAGMRFGMMFETEESGKRRYMGTIVGISDLDPLRWPGSKWRNLQVEWDEPGCCDKQNRVSSWDIETPESLFIFPSLTSGLKRPLHGETDWGSLVKRPMLRVPENVSYASTLCSEPLMKMLLRPQLVNLHGTTLQQQDMMGVMQPVTNPKIQQQVTPSSQHQNHHQPAPSPSTDPINSNSSPKANEPGKVQDPAAIESEAPTGAEADKSKYEREVSTCQSNPLPPVDCGEDKLTGNEVNMQTLVNQLSFVNQNQIPMQLQSVSSWPMQPQLESLIQHPQPIDMPQPEFPNSNGLISSMDGDGCLINPTCLPLSGVMRSPGNLSMLGLQDSSTVFSEALNFPIPSTGQEMWDPLSNIRFSSQNNHLVSFSHPDASNLNCMANANVTRDVSDESNNQSGIYGCSNLEISNGGNTLVDPAVSSTILDDYCTLKDADFPHPSDCLAGNFSSSQDVQSQITSASLGDSQAFSRQEFHDNSGGTSSCNVDFDEGNLLQNGSWKQVVPPMRTYTKVQKAGSVGRSIDVTSFKNYEELCSAIECMFGLEGLLNDPRGSGWKLVYVDYENDVLLIGDDPWEEFVSCVRCIRILSPSEVQQMSEEGMKLLNSAMMQGMNCSISEGGRA